A stretch of the Vagococcus xieshaowenii genome encodes the following:
- a CDS encoding LacI family DNA-binding transcriptional regulator, with the protein MATIKDIAQQAGVSPATVSRVLNHDNDISVAEVTKKRIFETAEALNYTKHHKKLQKQRLTFKLVQWFDEQEELEDLYYLSIRLGIEKRAEELGITLVKETLHQLSDEKVHGIIALGKFDATEINQLKEHHETLIFVDFDGFPYGYSSITVDFESAVRKVAAILQKESIKKIGIISGEEFTKTEQRPLEDLRYKHLKRSLIENRCFYREWHLTSHFSVEDSYQKVLSFLALDIPLPEAFFCSSDAIAIGALKAFKEVNIRVPEDVKLISFNDISTAKYLTPALTTIHVPTEWMGKQAVDLLRSILLDDEAIAIRMQVATQLIKRESL; encoded by the coding sequence ATGGCTACAATAAAAGACATTGCTCAACAAGCGGGTGTTTCTCCTGCAACGGTTTCGCGTGTTTTAAATCATGATAACGATATCTCAGTCGCAGAAGTAACAAAAAAACGTATTTTCGAAACAGCTGAAGCGCTCAATTATACGAAGCATCACAAGAAATTACAAAAGCAACGGTTAACCTTTAAATTAGTTCAATGGTTCGATGAACAAGAAGAATTGGAAGATTTGTATTACCTCTCCATTCGATTAGGCATTGAAAAACGGGCAGAAGAATTGGGCATTACCCTTGTTAAAGAAACACTTCACCAACTATCTGATGAAAAAGTTCATGGGATTATCGCTCTTGGTAAATTCGATGCAACCGAAATCAACCAACTAAAAGAACATCATGAAACATTAATTTTTGTTGACTTTGACGGTTTTCCTTACGGTTATTCTTCCATTACAGTAGACTTTGAATCAGCCGTCAGGAAAGTCGCTGCCATTTTACAAAAAGAATCAATCAAAAAAATTGGGATTATTTCTGGTGAAGAGTTTACAAAAACAGAACAACGGCCACTGGAAGATTTGCGTTACAAACATCTGAAACGTTCATTAATCGAAAATCGTTGTTTTTACCGAGAGTGGCATCTTACTTCTCATTTTTCTGTTGAGGATAGCTACCAGAAGGTCTTATCTTTCCTAGCACTAGATATCCCACTTCCTGAAGCTTTTTTCTGCTCAAGTGATGCCATTGCTATTGGTGCTCTAAAAGCCTTTAAAGAAGTAAATATTCGCGTTCCTGAAGATGTAAAACTAATTAGTTTTAACGATATTAGTACAGCAAAATATTTAACTCCCGCATTAACAACTATCCATGTTCCTACTGAATGGATGGGGAAACAAGCGGTCGACTTACTTCGCTCTATTCTCTTAGATGATGAAGCCATTGCTATTCGTATGCAAGTCGCTACACAATTAATCAAAAGAGAATCATTGTAA
- a CDS encoding DUF3114 domain-containing protein has protein sequence MASFFRRYILGIFRYRYRLTVKENQLLEHYHLIIQKIVCEQRGWDEKARAYFVKNCVKKYLTANETLSLDKVIQTELNQSLRVGTTLYYKMYKKSSLSTEKKIALLLNQMGAEIDNHGMLQLTGTHTFDVKMAPHGKFLHYFSKLVQRAYGREGLKDKRLHQFRIYIDEHNIRYIRSYFKLPSMNDEQALQLYVTNPKKSGGLGGRKLIAERGRFHNKSKRNAPRTSENRKRLCPNFHGEFIIDDEGEFVSQWNVLHRDFNHRVVSDWQYYQTVYRDKLDYFEEQIINGESFNYASWNGKIHRQLDVYPTRRLDYPIRRKIAKKWRSPGLKEYKWRQKDRAKTKYYRRGF, from the coding sequence ATGGCGAGTTTTTTTCGTAGATACATATTAGGAATATTTCGTTATCGTTACCGTTTGACAGTAAAAGAAAATCAACTGCTGGAGCATTATCATCTGATAATCCAGAAAATAGTATGTGAACAGCGTGGATGGGATGAAAAGGCAAGAGCGTATTTTGTTAAAAATTGTGTAAAAAAATATTTGACAGCAAATGAGACTTTATCTTTAGATAAGGTAATCCAAACAGAATTGAATCAAAGTTTACGTGTGGGAACAACACTTTATTATAAAATGTATAAGAAATCTAGCTTATCAACAGAAAAAAAGATTGCGCTACTATTAAATCAGATGGGTGCTGAGATAGATAATCATGGCATGTTACAATTAACGGGGACGCATACGTTTGACGTTAAAATGGCGCCGCATGGGAAATTTTTACATTATTTTTCCAAATTAGTGCAACGTGCGTATGGACGAGAAGGGTTGAAGGATAAGCGTCTACATCAGTTTAGAATCTATATTGATGAGCATAATATTCGTTATATTCGTTCATATTTTAAATTACCAAGCATGAATGATGAACAAGCACTTCAATTATATGTGACAAACCCTAAAAAGTCTGGTGGTTTAGGCGGTCGCAAGTTGATTGCTGAGAGAGGACGTTTTCATAATAAATCAAAACGTAATGCTCCTAGAACAAGTGAGAATCGTAAACGTTTATGTCCTAATTTTCACGGTGAATTTATAATAGATGATGAAGGAGAATTTGTTAGCCAATGGAATGTTTTACATAGGGATTTTAACCATCGTGTGGTAAGTGATTGGCAATATTATCAGACTGTCTATCGAGATAAACTCGATTATTTTGAAGAACAGATTATTAATGGTGAGTCTTTTAATTATGCTAGTTGGAATGGTAAGATTCATCGTCAGTTAGATGTTTATCCTACTAGGCGATTAGATTATCCGATAAGAAGGAAAATAGCTAAAAAATGGCGCAGTCCAGGACTTAAAGAATATAAATGGCGTCAAAAAGATCGTGCAAAGACAAAGTATTATCGACGAGGTTTTTAG
- a CDS encoding carbohydrate ABC transporter permease → MDTTQVKGKLSFRQLFKEGDLATKLSYLVMGSANFANKQFIKGLLFLVLEVGFIAWLVSNGVKALSMLQTLGTKTQGWILDEELGIEIQQPGDNSMLLLLFGIAALIIIVMFLVMYIMNLKSARNIHLLKQEGKPLPTMKEDLHTLLNENFHITLMTIPLFGVLMFTVLPLLYMVSIAFTNYDHNHLPPKNLFHWVGFENFGKVITGDIASTFFPVFAWTMVWAVLATITTFFFGILLALLINAKGVKGKKVWRTIFVITMAVPQFVSLLLMANMFNGAGPVNALLQNWGLISQPIPFLTDGLMAKITIIFVNMWVGIPVTMLVATGIITNLPTDQIEAAEIDGATKFQVFKNITFPQILFVMAPSLIQQFIGNINNFNVIFLLTGGQPANSNYYNAGETDLLVTWLYKLTVSAADYNLASVIGILIFVLSAVFSLIAYTRSGSYKTEGA, encoded by the coding sequence ATGGATACGACTCAAGTAAAAGGAAAACTGTCATTTAGGCAATTGTTTAAAGAAGGCGACCTCGCAACGAAACTTTCTTATTTGGTGATGGGAAGTGCCAACTTTGCTAATAAACAGTTTATCAAGGGCTTATTATTTTTAGTATTAGAAGTAGGCTTTATTGCCTGGTTAGTATCAAATGGTGTTAAGGCACTATCAATGTTACAAACATTAGGAACTAAAACACAAGGCTGGATATTGGATGAAGAATTAGGAATTGAAATTCAACAACCTGGTGATAATTCAATGTTATTATTATTGTTTGGGATTGCTGCTCTTATTATTATTGTGATGTTCCTAGTGATGTATATAATGAATTTAAAAAGTGCTCGAAACATTCATTTATTAAAACAAGAAGGTAAACCACTCCCAACAATGAAGGAAGATTTACACACATTACTAAATGAAAATTTCCACATAACGTTGATGACTATTCCATTGTTCGGAGTCTTAATGTTTACTGTATTACCACTACTTTATATGGTATCAATCGCTTTTACTAATTATGATCATAATCATTTGCCACCAAAAAATCTTTTCCATTGGGTAGGGTTTGAAAACTTTGGTAAAGTAATCACTGGTGATATTGCGAGTACCTTTTTCCCTGTTTTTGCGTGGACGATGGTATGGGCTGTTTTAGCAACAATCACGACTTTTTTCTTTGGTATTCTATTAGCATTATTAATTAATGCAAAAGGAGTTAAAGGTAAGAAAGTTTGGCGTACAATTTTTGTTATTACAATGGCTGTGCCACAATTTGTTAGTTTATTATTAATGGCTAATATGTTTAATGGAGCAGGACCAGTCAATGCCTTGTTGCAAAACTGGGGATTGATTAGTCAACCCATTCCATTCTTAACAGATGGTTTAATGGCGAAAATTACGATTATTTTTGTCAACATGTGGGTAGGGATTCCCGTTACTATGTTAGTTGCAACAGGTATTATTACCAATTTACCTACCGATCAAATTGAGGCAGCTGAAATTGATGGTGCTACGAAATTTCAAGTGTTTAAGAACATTACTTTTCCACAAATTTTATTCGTTATGGCACCGAGTTTGATTCAACAGTTTATTGGCAATATTAATAACTTTAACGTTATTTTCTTATTAACAGGTGGTCAACCAGCTAATAGTAACTACTATAACGCGGGAGAAACCGATCTGTTGGTGACATGGTTATACAAATTAACGGTATCTGCAGCTGATTATAATTTAGCTTCGGTTATCGGGATTTTAATCTTTGTCTTATCGGCAGTCTTCTCATTAATTGCCTATACTCGAAGTGGTTCATATAAAACGGAAGGAGCGTAA
- a CDS encoding sugar ABC transporter permease produces MQKQKRKTAIWQHALLTVLAIVWLFPIVWIVLTSFRGEGGAFVTYFMPKNFTLENYKMLLTSNTYPFIRWFFNTLFVAICSCILSTLITIAMAYSLSRLRFKMRKPFLKVALVLNMFPGFMSMIAVYYILKAMNLTGSLLALIIVYSSGAALGFYIAKGFFDTIPMALDESAMIDGASKFEIFTKITLPLSKPIIVYTALMAFMAPWMDFIFAKIILGDNVEKYTVAIGLFTMQTKDKINEYFMAFTAGCVLIAIPITLLFIFMQKYYVEGVTNGSVKG; encoded by the coding sequence ATGCAAAAACAAAAAAGAAAGACGGCTATATGGCAACATGCGTTACTAACTGTTTTAGCAATCGTTTGGTTATTTCCGATAGTATGGATTGTTTTAACTAGTTTTAGAGGTGAAGGTGGAGCGTTTGTTACTTATTTTATGCCCAAAAACTTTACATTAGAAAATTATAAAATGTTATTAACAAGTAATACCTATCCGTTTATTAGATGGTTCTTTAATACGTTATTTGTGGCGATTTGTAGTTGTATTTTATCAACATTGATTACCATCGCGATGGCTTATTCATTAAGTCGTTTACGTTTTAAAATGAGAAAACCATTTTTGAAGGTTGCGTTAGTATTGAACATGTTTCCAGGATTCATGAGCATGATTGCTGTTTATTATATTTTAAAAGCAATGAATTTAACGGGTAGTTTATTAGCATTGATTATCGTGTACTCATCTGGGGCGGCGTTAGGTTTTTATATTGCTAAAGGTTTCTTTGATACAATTCCTATGGCACTTGATGAATCAGCCATGATCGATGGAGCTAGTAAATTTGAGATTTTCACAAAAATCACTTTACCATTAAGTAAACCTATTATTGTTTATACAGCCTTAATGGCATTTATGGCACCTTGGATGGATTTTATTTTTGCTAAAATTATTTTAGGTGACAATGTTGAAAAATATACAGTCGCGATTGGTTTATTCACGATGCAAACGAAGGATAAAATTAACGAATACTTTATGGCCTTTACGGCGGGATGTGTGTTAATTGCTATTCCGATTACGTTATTATTTATTTTCATGCAAAAATATTACGTTGAGGGTGTAACAAATGGATCGGTAAAAGGTTAA
- a CDS encoding extracellular solute-binding protein: protein MKKQTKRVLGVGATLGLSAMLLAGCGSDKETEQATDTSKTNENASIKLWVDAAQVETYQGIVDDFQKENPNWKVTIKPSESATAQENIKKDPSAAADVFMFPHDHIGQMVEAGMIYPNTKYEETVKENNIESAVDAATYDGKLYGYPYGVETQILYYNKAKLRAEDVTSWNTLTAKGKLGTNFGEAGANYIFTPLFMSNGNVLYGENGEDLKGTNFNNDKGVQVLEWIRAQKDNKGVIQSNAEALSNLESGKVDAFLSGPWSKNDVEKALGDNFAAAPYPTVDFGDGEVQQKAFLGVKLFGVNAATKSPVAAMALADYITNKESQLTVFEGHGTVPSNIEAQTAENVQADEVTQAVMTMSDAEHSFVMPKLPAMVTFWGPSDAVINDTFNDKISADDYKAKLDKLVEDTSK, encoded by the coding sequence ATGAAAAAGCAAACAAAAAGAGTTTTAGGGGTCGGTGCAACGTTAGGTTTATCAGCGATGTTATTGGCAGGTTGTGGCAGTGATAAAGAAACGGAACAAGCGACAGATACTTCAAAAACAAATGAAAACGCTTCTATTAAGTTGTGGGTAGATGCAGCACAAGTAGAGACATATCAAGGAATTGTTGATGACTTCCAAAAAGAAAATCCAAATTGGAAAGTAACCATTAAGCCAAGTGAGTCTGCTACAGCTCAAGAAAACATTAAAAAAGACCCAAGTGCAGCAGCAGATGTTTTCATGTTCCCACATGATCATATAGGTCAAATGGTAGAAGCTGGAATGATTTATCCTAATACTAAATATGAAGAAACAGTTAAAGAAAATAATATTGAAAGCGCTGTAGATGCTGCAACTTATGATGGTAAATTATATGGCTATCCATATGGTGTTGAAACACAAATTCTTTATTATAACAAAGCTAAACTTAGAGCCGAGGATGTTACATCTTGGAATACATTAACTGCGAAAGGAAAATTAGGGACTAACTTTGGAGAAGCAGGTGCTAACTACATCTTTACACCGTTATTTATGTCTAATGGCAATGTGTTATATGGTGAAAATGGAGAAGATTTAAAAGGAACTAACTTTAATAATGATAAAGGGGTTCAAGTATTAGAATGGATTCGCGCTCAAAAAGATAACAAAGGTGTGATTCAATCGAATGCTGAAGCCTTATCAAATCTAGAAAGTGGTAAAGTAGATGCGTTCTTATCAGGTCCATGGTCTAAGAACGACGTTGAAAAAGCTTTAGGTGATAATTTCGCTGCAGCTCCTTATCCAACCGTTGATTTTGGTGATGGTGAAGTGCAACAAAAAGCGTTCTTAGGGGTTAAATTATTCGGTGTGAATGCCGCAACTAAGAGTCCAGTTGCAGCAATGGCTTTAGCAGACTATATTACGAATAAAGAGAGTCAATTAACAGTCTTTGAAGGGCACGGAACAGTTCCTTCAAATATTGAAGCCCAAACAGCTGAAAACGTTCAAGCTGATGAAGTAACACAAGCAGTAATGACAATGAGTGATGCAGAACATTCATTTGTAATGCCTAAATTACCAGCAATGGTAACATTCTGGGGACCATCAGATGCGGTTATCAATGATACATTTAATGATAAAATTTCAGCTGATGATTACAAAGCTAAACTAGACAAATTAGTAGAAGATACAAGTAAATAA
- a CDS encoding glycoside hydrolase family 13 protein, giving the protein MTHTHWWQEVVVYQIYPRSFNDSNGDGIGDINGIIEKLDYLEKLGIGAIWLSPVYQSPNDDNGYDISDYQAIMTEFGTMAEMDRLIAEAKRRGIQLIMDLVVNHTSDEHAWFVEAKASTDSKYRDFYVWRKPVNGQIPNNLQSTFLGPAWELDEATGEYYLHLFSKKQPDLNWENPEMRQAIYDMMNFWIDKGIGGFRMDVIDLVGKLPDQEITGNGPKLHDYLQEMNRETFGKHDLLTVGETWGATPEIAKLYSHPDRQELSMVFQFEHVGLDEVPGKSKWDLRPLPINELKNVLSKWQTELGNDGWNSLFWNNHDLPRIVSRWGNDHIYRVESAKMFAILLHMMKGTPYIYQGEEIGMTNKPISSYEEIEDIESRNFYHDRLEKGYSEAEIFTSINAKGRDNARTPMQWDANKHAGFTTGTPWLSVNPNYTGINVAQALADPTSIFYTYQQLIQLRKEHPIIVWGDFELLTDTVDEIFAYYRHYQGDTWLIVANFSEQIQPFHVTHSVEKTLISNMSEYTLTTGDNYLPPYATFAVKLGDTV; this is encoded by the coding sequence ATGACACATACACATTGGTGGCAAGAAGTTGTTGTTTATCAAATCTATCCTCGTAGCTTCAATGATAGTAACGGTGATGGTATTGGGGATATCAACGGCATCATTGAAAAATTAGACTATTTAGAAAAATTAGGAATTGGTGCTATTTGGTTAAGTCCAGTCTACCAGTCACCCAACGATGATAACGGGTATGATATTTCCGATTATCAAGCGATAATGACAGAATTTGGCACGATGGCTGAAATGGACCGTTTAATTGCCGAAGCAAAAAGACGAGGGATTCAACTTATTATGGATCTCGTTGTCAATCATACAAGCGATGAACATGCTTGGTTTGTAGAAGCAAAAGCTTCAACAGATAGTAAATACCGAGATTTCTACGTTTGGCGTAAACCCGTCAACGGACAAATACCTAACAACTTACAATCAACCTTCTTAGGACCAGCTTGGGAATTAGATGAAGCAACTGGCGAATATTATCTACATCTATTTAGCAAAAAGCAACCTGATTTAAATTGGGAAAACCCAGAAATGCGTCAAGCAATTTACGACATGATGAATTTTTGGATTGATAAAGGAATCGGTGGCTTCAGAATGGATGTTATTGATCTAGTTGGAAAACTACCTGATCAAGAAATAACTGGTAACGGGCCAAAATTACATGATTATTTACAAGAAATGAACCGTGAAACATTTGGCAAACACGACTTATTAACCGTTGGGGAAACGTGGGGAGCAACTCCAGAAATCGCCAAACTTTATTCACACCCTGACCGCCAAGAATTGTCTATGGTCTTCCAATTTGAGCATGTTGGATTAGATGAAGTTCCTGGAAAAAGCAAGTGGGATTTACGCCCGCTACCAATCAACGAATTGAAAAACGTTCTTAGTAAATGGCAAACAGAACTGGGAAACGACGGATGGAATTCACTTTTTTGGAACAATCATGACTTGCCTCGTATTGTCTCTCGTTGGGGAAATGATCACATTTATCGGGTCGAAAGTGCTAAAATGTTTGCTATTTTATTACATATGATGAAAGGCACACCTTACATTTATCAAGGCGAAGAAATCGGCATGACCAATAAACCCATTAGCTCTTATGAAGAAATTGAAGACATTGAAAGCCGCAATTTTTATCATGATCGTCTTGAAAAAGGTTATAGCGAAGCGGAAATCTTCACATCGATTAACGCCAAAGGACGTGACAACGCCCGCACGCCAATGCAATGGGACGCTAACAAACATGCTGGTTTTACAACGGGTACACCTTGGTTAAGCGTCAATCCAAATTACACAGGCATAAACGTCGCTCAAGCTTTAGCTGACCCAACATCTATCTTTTATACTTATCAACAACTCATTCAACTTAGAAAAGAACACCCAATAATCGTATGGGGAGACTTCGAGTTATTAACAGATACTGTTGATGAAATTTTTGCTTATTATCGTCACTATCAAGGTGACACATGGTTAATCGTTGCTAATTTTTCTGAGCAAATACAACCCTTCCACGTAACACACTCTGTGGAAAAGACCCTCATTTCAAACATGTCTGAGTATACATTAACCACAGGAGATAATTACTTGCCACCT
- a CDS encoding galactokinase: MNTEQLTQQFETIFGTKNEGVYFSPGRINLIGEHTDYNGGHVFPAAITIGTYGLIKKREDQLLRFYSANFPELGIITVSLDDLNYKKEDNWTNYPKGMIHYMKEDGHQIPYGLDIFFYGNIPNGAGLSSSASIELLTGVIINNEFQLDIPQLELVKYGKKTENDFIGVNSGIMDQFAIGMGKKDQAMLLDTNTLKYELVPAAFGDNVIVIMNTNKRRELADSKYNERRSECEEALRRLQTDLPIHALGDLDEEAFEKSRHLINDDTLERRAKHAVTENQRTLKAKEALVRNDLETFGRLLNASHESLQFDYEVTGIELDTLVATAQKQPGVLGARMTGAGFGGCAIALVNKDMVEAFKEQVNSVYTQTTGYPADFYIASVDDGARQLN; encoded by the coding sequence ATGAACACAGAACAATTGACTCAGCAATTTGAAACTATCTTTGGAACGAAAAATGAAGGCGTTTACTTTTCTCCAGGACGAATCAACTTAATTGGTGAACATACCGATTATAACGGCGGACATGTTTTCCCAGCAGCTATCACGATTGGAACCTACGGATTAATTAAGAAGCGTGAAGATCAACTATTACGTTTTTATTCTGCTAACTTCCCAGAATTAGGTATCATCACTGTCTCATTAGATGATTTAAACTATAAGAAAGAAGACAATTGGACGAATTATCCAAAAGGCATGATTCACTATATGAAAGAAGACGGCCATCAAATCCCTTATGGACTAGATATCTTTTTCTATGGTAATATTCCAAATGGAGCCGGTCTGTCTTCTTCTGCTTCTATTGAATTATTAACAGGTGTGATTATTAATAATGAATTCCAATTAGATATTCCACAACTTGAATTAGTAAAATATGGTAAAAAAACTGAAAATGACTTCATCGGTGTAAACTCAGGCATCATGGACCAATTTGCTATTGGTATGGGGAAAAAAGATCAAGCGATGTTGCTAGATACTAATACCTTAAAATATGAGCTAGTGCCTGCTGCATTCGGTGACAATGTAATCGTCATTATGAATACCAATAAACGACGTGAATTAGCTGATTCTAAATACAACGAACGTCGTAGCGAATGTGAAGAAGCATTGAGAAGACTTCAAACAGACTTACCTATCCATGCACTTGGCGATTTAGATGAAGAAGCATTCGAGAAAAGCCGACACTTAATTAACGATGACACACTAGAACGACGTGCCAAACACGCTGTCACTGAAAACCAACGCACACTAAAAGCCAAAGAAGCCTTAGTCAGAAATGATCTTGAAACGTTTGGTCGATTATTAAATGCTTCTCACGAATCGCTTCAATTTGATTACGAAGTCACAGGAATCGAACTAGATACTTTAGTCGCAACAGCGCAAAAACAGCCAGGCGTCTTAGGTGCTAGAATGACCGGTGCTGGGTTTGGTGGTTGTGCGATTGCCTTAGTTAACAAAGATATGGTAGAGGCATTTAAAGAACAAGTAAATAGTGTCTACACCCAAACAACCGGCTATCCAGCTGATTTCTACATTGCTTCAGTCGATGACGGCGCTCGTCAACTAAATTAA
- a CDS encoding iron-sulfur cluster biosynthesis family protein, whose amino-acid sequence MKLTVTNAALEKLQDKLVDGVDVYLDFIDGDSPGYEGAISCTLAVAYRLLIVSTDKKLKAFDLYQTKVESNMGNIGIKESSIRYLEEEMTLDFNASLFRFQLKGNSGILSENVLIESM is encoded by the coding sequence ATGAAATTAACAGTAACAAACGCAGCTTTAGAAAAATTACAAGATAAATTAGTCGACGGAGTAGATGTCTATTTGGATTTTATCGATGGAGATAGTCCGGGTTATGAAGGAGCAATCAGTTGTACATTAGCCGTTGCGTATCGTTTATTAATTGTCTCAACAGATAAAAAATTAAAGGCATTTGATTTATATCAAACAAAAGTAGAAAGTAATATGGGGAATATTGGGATAAAAGAGAGTTCAATAAGATATTTAGAAGAAGAAATGACTTTGGATTTTAATGCAAGTCTCTTTCGCTTTCAATTAAAAGGGAATAGCGGTATTTTGTCTGAGAATGTATTAATTGAAAGCATGTAA
- a CDS encoding glycoside hydrolase family 13 protein has product MNTAAILHRPESEYAYLYKKDLMHIRIRTGRGDIKHVELIHGDPYQLDQTEWFKQSNHMTKGLTTSTHDYWEIELTAPFRRLSYAFKIEAYDGSILFFGEHGFSEYTDKNLKAANNYFRLPYFHEADRFTAPDWVKETVWYQIFPERFANGDLTNDPEGTLAWGSKEHPDREDFFGGDLQGVIDHLDHLVELGINGIYFCPIFKAHSNHKYDTIDYLEIDPDFGDKALFKQLVDECHQRGIKVMLDAVFNHMGDVSPQWQDVIAHGADSPFADWFHIHDFPVSYTETEDFEFSEDINYDTFAFTPHMPKLNTANKEVQEYLLTIGKYWIEEFNIDAWRLDVANEVDHRFWKKFYDACTTIKPDIYILGEIWHSSQRWLEGDEFHAVMNYPFTDAITAYFLHKTVSLPRMMENINAQLMLYREQTNQVMFNVLDSHDTPRLLTLAENNKELMKQVLAFTYLQKGLPCLYYGDEFGMNGAGDPDCRKCMVWEKEQQDTDMFNFIKTLIATRKAYQPILSEGKLIWTKADETTGLIEYCYQTPHHTLRATFNSGNNAITLNESTGVLSYLTHTTDHTLTIEPFGFNVSLINERTDEES; this is encoded by the coding sequence ATGAATACAGCAGCTATTTTACACCGACCAGAAAGCGAATATGCTTATCTTTACAAGAAAGATTTGATGCACATTCGTATTAGAACAGGACGTGGTGATATTAAACACGTTGAACTAATTCACGGGGACCCTTATCAATTAGATCAAACAGAATGGTTTAAGCAATCTAACCATATGACAAAAGGTCTCACCACTTCGACTCACGATTATTGGGAAATTGAATTAACCGCTCCTTTCAGACGATTAAGCTACGCATTTAAAATCGAAGCTTACGATGGTAGTATTCTATTCTTTGGTGAACATGGTTTCTCTGAATATACGGATAAAAACCTGAAAGCTGCTAATAATTATTTTCGTTTACCCTATTTCCATGAAGCAGACCGATTTACTGCACCTGATTGGGTGAAGGAAACCGTTTGGTATCAAATTTTTCCTGAACGCTTTGCCAATGGAGATCTTACTAACGACCCTGAAGGAACATTAGCTTGGGGAAGCAAAGAACATCCTGACCGAGAAGATTTCTTCGGCGGTGACTTACAAGGGGTTATCGATCACTTAGATCATTTAGTCGAACTAGGAATTAACGGCATCTACTTCTGCCCAATTTTTAAAGCTCATAGCAATCACAAATACGACACGATTGACTACTTAGAAATCGATCCAGATTTTGGAGACAAAGCACTCTTTAAACAACTAGTCGATGAATGTCACCAACGTGGAATTAAAGTTATGTTAGATGCGGTCTTTAACCACATGGGTGACGTTTCACCTCAATGGCAAGATGTTATCGCACATGGTGCAGATTCACCATTCGCTGATTGGTTCCACATTCATGACTTCCCTGTTTCATATACCGAAACGGAAGATTTTGAATTTTCAGAAGATATAAATTACGATACATTTGCTTTTACACCACACATGCCTAAATTAAATACTGCAAATAAAGAAGTACAAGAATATCTACTAACAATTGGCAAATATTGGATTGAGGAATTTAATATTGATGCTTGGCGTTTAGACGTTGCAAACGAAGTTGATCACCGTTTCTGGAAAAAATTCTACGATGCATGTACCACAATCAAACCTGATATTTACATTTTAGGAGAAATCTGGCATTCATCTCAACGTTGGTTAGAAGGCGATGAATTTCATGCGGTAATGAACTATCCATTCACTGATGCGATTACCGCTTACTTCTTACATAAAACCGTTTCTTTACCACGTATGATGGAAAATATTAATGCGCAATTAATGCTTTATCGTGAACAAACCAATCAAGTAATGTTTAACGTCTTGGATTCACATGATACACCACGTTTACTCACATTAGCAGAAAATAATAAAGAACTAATGAAACAAGTCCTAGCCTTCACTTATTTACAAAAAGGGCTTCCTTGTTTGTATTATGGTGATGAATTTGGAATGAATGGTGCGGGTGATCCAGATTGTCGCAAGTGCATGGTCTGGGAAAAAGAACAACAAGATACAGATATGTTTAATTTCATTAAAACATTAATCGCTACACGTAAAGCTTATCAGCCAATTTTATCTGAGGGTAAACTAATTTGGACAAAAGCTGATGAAACAACTGGCTTAATCGAATATTGTTACCAAACACCTCACCATACATTACGTGCAACTTTCAACTCTGGGAACAATGCGATAACGTTAAATGAATCTACTGGCGTTCTATCCTATTTAACACATACTACTGATCATACATTAACAATTGAACCATTTGGCTTTAACGTAAGCTTGATTAATGAAAGGACGGATGAAGAATCATGA